Proteins encoded by one window of Petrotoga sp. 9PW.55.5.1:
- a CDS encoding DUF501 domain-containing protein produces MDSFAVSKKELTIIEYQLGRPVNNVVEVVKRCSYGYPQVIQSYPLKDNKPFPTLYWLTCPFLVEKVSKLESEQKIREFEKNIQEDNKLKIKLLLVHKQEIEKRLKLLGNKIDELPQSMTFVLKETGIGGTKNFSNLKCLHLHYASFLAGEDNPIGKMVNDDILDYECSDIRCDIRGDTKN; encoded by the coding sequence TTGGATAGCTTTGCTGTTTCAAAAAAAGAATTAACGATTATTGAATATCAATTAGGACGCCCTGTAAATAACGTAGTAGAAGTAGTTAAAAGGTGTAGTTATGGTTATCCACAAGTAATACAAAGTTATCCATTGAAAGATAATAAGCCTTTTCCTACCCTGTACTGGTTGACGTGTCCATTCTTAGTTGAAAAGGTTTCAAAATTAGAATCTGAACAAAAGATAAGGGAGTTTGAAAAAAATATTCAAGAAGACAATAAATTAAAAATCAAGTTATTGTTGGTTCATAAGCAGGAAATAGAAAAAAGATTAAAGTTATTGGGTAACAAAATAGATGAACTACCCCAGAGTATGACATTTGTCTTGAAAGAGACAGGTATAGGTGGAACAAAAAACTTTTCTAATCTTAAGTGTTTGCACCTTCACTATGCTTCTTTTTTGGCTGGTGAAGATAATCCAATTGGTAAAATGGTAAATGACGATATATTAGATTATGAGTGTAGTGATATAAGATGTGACATAAGAGGTGATACAAAAAATTGA
- the uvrC gene encoding excinuclease ABC subunit UvrC gives MIDRSILKNLPKKPGVYLFKNSKGNPIYIGKAKNLKNRVSSYFNKKSYVGNEKTYEMMQNAENLDYIVTSNENQAFILEANLIYTHKPKYNILLKDTRTYPYILVSDEKYPKIKYVRTKKEEKGRYFGPYADVRFVKDVIEVIQSVYKVRSCDRDLLRKSKPCFLYHLGRCYGPCYNDVNESTYNASVEKVIKFLSGDINEVKDYLQKMMREYSKIKNYEKAAQMRDTLFKLESLFEEVAVEYKNGKNLDIIMYEPPVYVVMMVRKGYLISKLSFTLEGTLEDFLYQYYIVRKNSPPSYIYTYDEEKISQEISKYLQGLGLKKIEKLGKGSKLYDIAFQNLEEEIKRQNDLSYALKQAKEILSLKKIPHTIEGIDISHLQGLYTVASLVFFENGKPKKEGYRKYRLDEIKAPDDFESIRTVIKRRYQKHELPDLLFIDGGKGQVNSAVEALKEIGYSLKDVDVVGIAKEDERIVFPGDLPDLHLPLDNPVLRLLIYVRDETHRFAIGFNRSLRSKRFEKTKLDDINGIGPKRKKELIKHFGGINKVKEASTEEIAKVLKSEKLAKRVKESLGG, from the coding sequence TTGATAGATAGGTCAATCTTAAAGAACTTACCTAAAAAACCAGGTGTTTATTTATTTAAAAACAGTAAAGGAAATCCTATATATATTGGTAAAGCAAAAAATTTAAAAAATAGGGTTTCCTCTTATTTTAATAAAAAAAGTTATGTGGGTAATGAAAAAACTTATGAAATGATGCAAAATGCCGAAAACTTAGATTATATAGTAACTTCAAATGAAAACCAAGCTTTTATATTGGAAGCGAATTTGATTTATACCCATAAACCAAAATATAATATTTTACTTAAAGATACTAGAACTTATCCGTATATATTAGTATCAGATGAAAAATATCCAAAAATAAAGTATGTTCGAACTAAGAAAGAGGAAAAAGGTAGATATTTCGGCCCTTATGCAGATGTTAGATTTGTAAAAGACGTAATTGAAGTAATTCAAAGTGTATACAAAGTTCGAAGTTGTGACAGAGATCTGTTAAGAAAAAGCAAACCCTGCTTTTTATATCATTTGGGTAGATGTTATGGACCTTGCTACAACGATGTTAATGAAAGTACATACAATGCTTCAGTTGAAAAGGTAATAAAGTTTTTATCTGGTGACATTAACGAAGTAAAAGACTATCTCCAAAAGATGATGAGAGAATATTCCAAGATAAAAAATTATGAGAAAGCTGCACAGATGAGAGATACCTTGTTCAAATTAGAGAGTTTATTTGAAGAAGTAGCCGTTGAGTATAAAAACGGCAAAAATTTAGATATAATCATGTATGAACCTCCAGTTTATGTTGTAATGATGGTTAGAAAAGGGTATCTGATTTCAAAATTGTCTTTTACTTTAGAAGGAACTCTAGAAGATTTTCTATATCAATATTATATAGTTAGAAAAAATTCTCCTCCGTCATATATATATACGTATGATGAAGAAAAAATTTCACAAGAAATAAGCAAGTATTTGCAAGGCTTAGGTTTAAAAAAGATTGAAAAACTTGGGAAAGGTTCGAAACTTTATGACATAGCTTTTCAAAACTTAGAAGAAGAGATCAAAAGGCAGAATGATTTAAGTTATGCTCTAAAACAAGCTAAAGAAATTCTATCTTTGAAAAAAATTCCTCACACAATAGAAGGAATAGACATATCGCATCTTCAAGGATTATATACAGTTGCTTCTTTGGTTTTTTTTGAAAATGGGAAACCTAAAAAAGAAGGATATAGAAAATATAGACTCGATGAAATTAAAGCACCAGATGATTTTGAAAGTATAAGAACAGTAATTAAAAGAAGATATCAAAAGCATGAATTACCCGATTTGCTTTTCATAGATGGAGGCAAAGGTCAAGTAAATTCCGCTGTGGAAGCGTTAAAAGAAATTGGATACTCTTTAAAAGATGTTGATGTAGTTGGTATAGCAAAAGAAGATGAAAGGATTGTTTTTCCAGGTGATTTACCAGATCTTCATTTGCCTTTGGATAATCCAGTTCTAAGGTTATTAATATATGTAAGAGATGAAACTCACAGATTTGCTATAGGATTCAATAGATCTTTAAGAAGCAAAAGATTTGAGAAAACAAAATTAGATGACATAAATGGAATTGGACCAAAAAGGAAGAAAGAACTGATAAAACATTTCGGAGGAATAAATAAAGTTAAAGAGGCTTCCACTGAAGAAATAGCAAAAGTTTTAAAAAGTGAAAAATTAGCTAAAAGAGTAAAAGAAAGTTTAGGGGGATGA
- a CDS encoding DUF4895 domain-containing protein, whose protein sequence is MNNFIEFAQNYLDKYQNYLADEFQHFFFGSVYDKNSKFPVFTMFLDKEGRYFKVLGPDMPNKVMSVLYPTKYYESDFLVKEYNDLAKFYNEIVQPELYFGIAQTPFKVSAYKVWGNERIIKKLIFSEKLKGQLFLSLSSLINENTVEFIIKHFKKWDENIFYFPYKSDIHVLFKLPENINSSETSIYIELGRILKEKVLKKYDFLENSYKLPEMKIKEPSMAVFKVPAEKILDVNFKSIYHEFISKIEKIVQEINKLNITS, encoded by the coding sequence TTGAACAATTTCATAGAATTCGCTCAAAATTATCTAGATAAATATCAAAATTATTTAGCAGATGAATTTCAGCATTTCTTTTTTGGATCGGTTTATGATAAAAACAGTAAGTTTCCAGTTTTTACAATGTTCCTTGATAAAGAAGGCAGATATTTTAAGGTTCTGGGACCAGATATGCCAAACAAAGTGATGAGCGTATTATATCCAACTAAATACTATGAATCTGACTTTTTGGTAAAAGAATACAATGACTTAGCTAAATTTTATAATGAAATAGTTCAACCTGAACTTTATTTTGGAATAGCTCAAACACCTTTCAAGGTTTCAGCCTATAAGGTATGGGGTAATGAAAGGATAATAAAAAAACTTATCTTTTCTGAAAAGCTAAAAGGCCAACTTTTTTTATCTTTAAGTTCTTTAATAAATGAGAATACTGTCGAATTTATAATTAAACATTTCAAAAAATGGGATGAAAATATCTTTTATTTTCCCTATAAAAGTGATATTCATGTTTTATTTAAATTACCAGAAAATATAAATAGTTCTGAAACTTCTATATATATAGAATTAGGAAGAATATTAAAAGAAAAGGTGCTAAAAAAGTATGATTTTTTAGAAAATTCATACAAACTCCCTGAAATGAAAATAAAAGAACCATCTATGGCGGTTTTTAAAGTACCGGCAGAAAAAATTTTAGATGTGAATTTTAAATCAATATATCATGAATTTATCAGTAAAATTGAAAAAATAGTTCAAGAAATAAACAAATTAAATATTACTAGTTAA